The DNA segment CCCAAGCCCAGCACATCACCTCCATCATAACCCAACACCCCATTATTCAACACACTACCACCCACAACCTTAACATCAAACAACCCAATATCATAGTTAATACCCGCATAAAACTCTCTAGTCAGTCCCTTCATCACCTCTCCCCTAAACTGCAAACTTTTCACTTCCATTTCAGCGTAGAGCTCTTTATCCTCCCAATTACCTATGGAATAAAATTTATCAGGCATCCATTCATAAATCCACTTATTACGAATATACCAATCGTTTTTTGTATAGAAATTAGAGGTAATATTGAGTGCATACATACCACTGGTTGAATACCTTATGTAAGGAGAAATATTAGAAGGTCTGTCATACTTAGCGATCTCTTTATTACCTCCCATATAAAATCTCCACACAGGCATGATACCTAACTCCAACTGAGAACGTTCTTCATATGCTACCAGAGGCAATATAAAAAAAGTATACTTCTCTTTTTCAAAGGTTAACAAATCAACACCTTTGTCTGCCAAGTCGGCCATTTTTTTTATCACTCCCGGCACGCGCTCATCTTTAACACGATCCGCTTGTCCATAAGTAGCAATATATATAAGCCAAAGAACGACAACAAGCAAGTATTTATTTGAAATCATATTTTATCAGTTCACCGTATTATTGAGCAACCCGCCAACGGAAGATACATTTATCCATAAGGAACACCCATACAATATTCGCTTTACGCAGCCAGAAGTTAACTTGTTACCGAAAACACACAATTTACCCTC comes from the Saccharicrinis fermentans DSM 9555 = JCM 21142 genome and includes:
- a CDS encoding BamA/TamA family outer membrane protein is translated as MISNKYLLVVVLWLIYIATYGQADRVKDERVPGVIKKMADLADKGVDLLTFEKEKYTFFILPLVAYEERSQLELGIMPVWRFYMGGNKEIAKYDRPSNISPYIRYSTSGMYALNITSNFYTKNDWYIRNKWIYEWMPDKFYSIGNWEDKELYAEMEVKSLQFRGEVMKGLTREFYAGINYDIGLFDVKVVGGSVLNNGVLGYDGGDVLGLGPMLRYDDRNSIVFPDKGSFASLSYMHYPKVWGDYSFSTVTLDVRRFISLTKKDRVLASQFYLKSAHGNVPFFRLPVLGGKKLLRGISHPYKYMDKNSVYMQTAYRSPLWWRLGYEVFTGVGNISEKWDASIWKNIHVMLGAGLRVKVIEKEKLNFRFDYGISSGGNSGFFFTLGEAF